A genomic region of Torulaspora delbrueckii CBS 1146 chromosome 7, complete genome contains the following coding sequences:
- the ECM38 gene encoding gamma-glutamyltransferase (similar to Saccharomyces cerevisiae ECM38 (YLR299W); ancestral locus Anc_6.96), with translation MWAKKWLQLGVILLLSRVVSTHPIILGQSTLEDPRFFHRLGTDHNIEIDPLKRQPTLDPDTSFLKVGHNGAISSDLQICSNLTITNVLKKFPGSNAADAAVTHALCIGMINFFNSGIGGGGYAVFSSKDENKYLTVDFREQAPSGSHKKMFDGCPECSKLGGLSVAVPGELQGLYELYESRGSGEVTWFDLLKPVADLGYEGWHIGDALGAALKYYEPSLLAMRDDWSFVINGTGNGVKKVNDWINRPVLSDTLMELARNGSAAPFYDSNHWIAQSMVKSITKHGGILTLEDLEKYNVSKSKPLSLKIRSGFHHAPDNDLNVLTSSGSSSGAALISALGIMDRLDSVEGGDYLPRKAFELVEAMKWMASARSRLGDYEGEELPSHIEEVLHKEWIDNAAGSIKQSCLDNDLKTMRNWTDYKPAYEINDPHGTAHFSIVDSFGNAVSLTTTVNLLFGSLVHDPATGVIFNNEMDDFSQVERSNSFGLAPSIYNYPEPGKRPLSSAVPTIILNELGIPDLIVGASGGSTITTSVLQAIVRSYWYRMPLLETIAYPRVHHQLLPDTLEVENLAMLGKTAINTFHEMGHNTLERNPRSVVNAIRYSDGDWHAVSDYWRKRGVSSVY, from the coding sequence ATGTGGGCTAAGAAATGGTTGCAACTGGGAGTTATACTGCTACTTTCAAGAGTCGTTTCGACACATCCAATTATATTAGGCCAGTCAACTCTCGAGGATCCCAGGTTCTTCCACAGACTTGGCACAGATCACAATATTGAAATAGATCCATTAAAGCGCCAACCAACACTCGACCCTGAtacaagtttcttgaaagttggCCATAACGGCGCCATCAGCTCTGATCTTCAGATCTGCAGTAATTTAACAATAACAAATGTGCTCAAGAAGTTCCCGGGTTCGAATGCTGCAGATGCTGCTGTGACTCACGCACTCTGTATCGGTatgatcaatttcttcaacagtGGTATAGGTGGTGGTGGATACGCAGTGTTCTCAAGTAAGGATGAGAACAAGTATCTGACTGTGGATTTTAGAGAGCAGGCACCCAGTGGATCTCATAAAAAAATGTTTGATGGCTGTCCCGAGTGCTCTAAATTAGGAGGACTCTCTGTTGCTGTTCCAGGAGAGTTGCAGGGTTTATATGAGTTATACGAATCGAGAGGAAGTGGTGAAGTTACTTGGTTTGATCTACTCAAGCCCGTAGCAGATTTGGGATATGAAGGTTGGCATATTGGTGACGCATTGGGGGCAGCTTTGAAGTACTACGAACCCTCACTCTTGGCGATGCGCGATGACTGGTCATTCGTCATTAATGGTACTGGGAACGGCGTAAAAAAGGTGAATGACTGGATCAATAGGCCTGTGCTTTCTGATACACTAATGGAATTAGCCAGAAACGGATCTGCTGCTCCATTTTATGATTCAAACCATTGGATTGCTCAATCTATGGTGAAATCCATCACGAAACATGGCGGTATATTGACCCTAGAGGATCTGGAAAAGTACAATGTGTCAAAGAGTAAGCCTTTGTCTCTCAAGATAAGATCAGGTTTTCATCATGCACCAGATAACGATTTAAATGTGCTGACCAGCAGTGGCTCAAGCTCTGGAGCAGCCCTGATCTCTGCACTTGGTATCATGGATCGATTGGACTCTGTCGAAGGTGGCGACTACCTGCCGAGGAAAGCGTTCGAACTCGTCGAAGCGATGAAATGGATGGCAAGCGCTCGGAGTAGGTTGGGGGATTACGAAGGAGAAGAATTACCATCACACATCGAAGAAGTTCTGCATAAAGAATGGATTGATAATGCGGCAGGGAGTATCAAGCAAAGTTGCCTCGACAACGATCTCAAGACTATGCGTAATTGGACTGATTACAAACCGGCATATGAGATTAACGATCCACATGGCACCGCGCATTTCAGCATAGTCGACAGTTTTGGCAATGCAGTTTCCTTGACTACAACCGTGAATCTTTTGTTCGGTTCACTAGTGCACGATCCAGCTACTGGGGTTATATTTAATAACGAGATGGACGACTTCTCTCAGGTTGAAAGATCTAACAGTTTTGGACTAGCTCCATCGATTTACAACTACCCTGAACCAGGGAAGAGACCATTATCCTCTGCCGTCCCAACTATTATATTGAATGAATTGGGTATTCCTGACCTCATTGTTGGCGCATCTGGAGGATCTACAATTACAACAAGCGTCCTACAAGCAATTGTCAGAAGCTACTGGTACAGGATGCCACTATTAGAGACAATCGCGTACCCTCGAGTCCACCACCAATTGCTGCCCGATACGCTGGAAGTAGAGAATTTGGCAATGTTGGGGAAAACAGCTATCAATACTTTCCACGAGATGGGGCATAACACTTTGGAACGGAATCCAAGAAGTGTTGTCAATGCCATCCGTTATTCCGACGGCGATTGGCACGCTGTTAGCGATTACTGGAGGAAAAGAGGTGTATCATCTGTATATTAG